The Brassica napus cultivar Da-Ae chromosome C7, Da-Ae, whole genome shotgun sequence genome has a segment encoding these proteins:
- the LOC106411052 gene encoding ubiquitin-like domain-containing protein CIP73 isoform X3 — protein MAHNGNDEVMASQCASAMVDINIKTLDSQTHTLRVDKCVPVPALKEQIASVTGVVTEQQRLICRGQVMKDDQLLSAYHVEDGHTLHMVVRQPISPLSEGLTGNAAADPAASAGDQPSGQRSRVLVGSFNIDQADGVYSDLGQIVSAVLGSLGISNTEGGGNGMEGIDSMGPLLESLTRSSGGRSVTPNEADQTSTPLASSQPAVIPDSLSTLSEYLNHLRQEFAANGSNANNLQVPVNSMGNVQESASTTGESRIPRPSHLAEVLQSTRQLLTGEVADCLSNLSRQLVDHVNVTDPSTRRLCQSNMIQSGTLLENLGISLMELGRTTMMLRLGQTPSHSSRTGTSTGGLQAGTTHSSPFGGQSVTSTPRNIEIRIRTGSWMPSSGTNQREESNTQQTPGQSVPPPPSGTTDSSPSVRGPSETPRNPVALVIPVVARYQQVSTGERNSTGLNGVHQPVAESSRQPQSASTPGDSTSAPGARGFAEFRNRIHQILRPVTSREEPQVAVYSSATASTETNEAVSNAQVEPAATGMDEGNFISSVLQQIMPFISQNVPSSSSAETAGRASNSNRQASSRQEEEGAERGESSRRPEPPSSPESKRQKRE, from the exons ATGGCACACAATGGCAACGATGAAGTTATGGCATCTCAGTGTGCCAGTGCTATGGTTGATATCAATATCAAGACTTTGGATTCTCAAACCCACACCTTACGTGTCGATAAATGT GTCCCTGTTCCCGCTTTGAAGGAGCAAATTGCTTCCGTTACTGGCGTTGTTACAGAACAACAACGCTTGATATGTCGAGGACAAGTAATGAAGGATGATCAACTCCTCTCAGCCTATC ATGTTGAAGATGGCCACACTCTGCATATGGTTGTCAGACAACCCATTTCACCGTTATCCGAGGGTTTAACTGGTAATGCAG CGGCTGATCCTGCTGCGAGTGCGGGTGACCAGCCGAGCGGTCAACGGTCACGAGTTTTAGTAGGATCCTTCAACATCGATCAAGCAGATGGAGTCTATTCAGATCTTGGTCAG ATTGTTTCAGCTGTTCTGGGTTCACTTGGGATCTCTAATACAGAAGGTGGTGGTAACGGTATGGAAGGAATTGATTCTATG GGTCCCCTTCTTGAGAGTCTAACTCGGAGTTCTGGAGGACGATCTGTCACACCAAATGAGGCTGACCAGACATCTACACCCTTGGCATCTTCACAACCAGCT GTGATTCCAGATTCATTGTCAACCTTATCCGAATATCTAAATCATCTGAGACAAGAATTTGCTGCAAATG gTAGCAATGCTAATAACTTGCAAGTTCCTGTAAATTCAATGGGCAATGTGCAAGAGTCTGCTTCTACTACTGGAGAGAGTCGGATTCCAAGGCCATCTCATTTGGCTGAAGTGCTGCAATCAACAAGGCAATTGTTGACCGGTGAAGTAGCAGATTGTTTATCT AATCTCTCAAGGCAGCTCGTGGATCATGTTAACGTGACCGATCCCTCAACCCGAAGGTTGTGCCAGTCAAACATGATTCAGTCAGGAACCCTCTTGGAGAACTTAGGCATTTCGCTTATGGAGCTTGGCCGTACCACCATGATGCTCCGTCTGGGACAAACACCT TCACACTCGTCTCGGACGGGGACGAGTACTGGAGGCTTACAAGCAGGAACTACACATTCTAGCCCTTTCGGTGGACAATCAGTTACCTCTACCCCTAGAAATATTGAGATAAGAATACGCACAG GATCTTGGATGCCCTCTAGTGGGACAAACCAAAGAGAAGAAAGTAATACACAACAAACCCCTGGACAGTCGGTCCCTCCTCCACCCAGCGGCACTACTGATTCTTCCCCTTCAGTGAGAGGGCCATCTGAAACTCCTCGAAATCCTGTGGCCTTAGTTATACCCGTTGTTGCTAGATATCAACAGGTATCTACTGGCGAACGTAACTCCACTGGACTAAATGGTGTGCATCAGCCTGTCGCTGAATCTTCTAGGCAGCCACAGAGTGCCAGTACTCCAG GTGATAGCACTTCTGCTCCAGGCGCTCGAGGTTTCGCTGAGTTCAGAAACAGAATCCATCAGATTTTGAGACCCGTGACTAGTCGAGAAGAGCCTCAGGTGGCAGTATATTCATCGGCCACAGCATCAACGGAAACAAACGAAGCAGTTTCAAATGCACAAGTAGAGCCAGCAGCAACAGGGATGGATGAAGGGAATTTCATATCAAGTGTTCTTCAGCAAATCATGCCATTCATATCTCAAAACGTGCCTTCCTCAAGCTCAGCTGAAACTGCTGGCAGAGCCAGCAATAGCAATAGACAAGCCTCTTCAAGACAG GAGGAGGAAGGAGCAGAGAGAGGGGAATCAAGTAGGAGACCTGAACCACCGTCATCTCCAGAGTCAAAACGTCAGAAG agagagtga
- the LOC106411052 gene encoding ubiquitin-like domain-containing protein CIP73 isoform X1, with the protein MAHNGNDEVMASQCASAMVDINIKTLDSQTHTLRVDKCVPVPALKEQIASVTGVVTEQQRLICRGQVMKDDQLLSAYHVEDGHTLHMVVRQPISPLSEGLTGNAAADPAASAGDQPSGQRSRVLVGSFNIDQADGVYSDLGQIVSAVLGSLGISNTEGGGNGMEGIDSMGPLLESLTRSSGGRSVTPNEADQTSTPLASSQPAVIPDSLSTLSEYLNHLRQEFAANGSNANNLQVPVNSMGNVQESASTTGESRIPRPSHLAEVLQSTRQLLTGEVADCLSNLSRQLVDHVNVTDPSTRRLCQSNMIQSGTLLENLGISLMELGRTTMMLRLGQTPDDAVVNAGPAVFISPTGGNPLPSHSSRTGTSTGGLQAGTTHSSPFGGQSVTSTPRNIEIRIRTGSWMPSSGTNQREESNTQQTPGQSVPPPPSGTTDSSPSVRGPSETPRNPVALVIPVVARYQQVSTGERNSTGLNGVHQPVAESSRQPQSASTPGDSTSAPGARGFAEFRNRIHQILRPVTSREEPQVAVYSSATASTETNEAVSNAQVEPAATGMDEGNFISSVLQQIMPFISQNVPSSSSAETAGRASNSNRQASSRQEEEGAERGESSRRPEPPSSPESKRQKRE; encoded by the exons ATGGCACACAATGGCAACGATGAAGTTATGGCATCTCAGTGTGCCAGTGCTATGGTTGATATCAATATCAAGACTTTGGATTCTCAAACCCACACCTTACGTGTCGATAAATGT GTCCCTGTTCCCGCTTTGAAGGAGCAAATTGCTTCCGTTACTGGCGTTGTTACAGAACAACAACGCTTGATATGTCGAGGACAAGTAATGAAGGATGATCAACTCCTCTCAGCCTATC ATGTTGAAGATGGCCACACTCTGCATATGGTTGTCAGACAACCCATTTCACCGTTATCCGAGGGTTTAACTGGTAATGCAG CGGCTGATCCTGCTGCGAGTGCGGGTGACCAGCCGAGCGGTCAACGGTCACGAGTTTTAGTAGGATCCTTCAACATCGATCAAGCAGATGGAGTCTATTCAGATCTTGGTCAG ATTGTTTCAGCTGTTCTGGGTTCACTTGGGATCTCTAATACAGAAGGTGGTGGTAACGGTATGGAAGGAATTGATTCTATG GGTCCCCTTCTTGAGAGTCTAACTCGGAGTTCTGGAGGACGATCTGTCACACCAAATGAGGCTGACCAGACATCTACACCCTTGGCATCTTCACAACCAGCT GTGATTCCAGATTCATTGTCAACCTTATCCGAATATCTAAATCATCTGAGACAAGAATTTGCTGCAAATG gTAGCAATGCTAATAACTTGCAAGTTCCTGTAAATTCAATGGGCAATGTGCAAGAGTCTGCTTCTACTACTGGAGAGAGTCGGATTCCAAGGCCATCTCATTTGGCTGAAGTGCTGCAATCAACAAGGCAATTGTTGACCGGTGAAGTAGCAGATTGTTTATCT AATCTCTCAAGGCAGCTCGTGGATCATGTTAACGTGACCGATCCCTCAACCCGAAGGTTGTGCCAGTCAAACATGATTCAGTCAGGAACCCTCTTGGAGAACTTAGGCATTTCGCTTATGGAGCTTGGCCGTACCACCATGATGCTCCGTCTGGGACAAACACCT GATGATGCTGTTGTGAATGCTGGGCCTGCAGTGTTCATATCCCCTACAGGGGGAAATCCCTTGCCG TCACACTCGTCTCGGACGGGGACGAGTACTGGAGGCTTACAAGCAGGAACTACACATTCTAGCCCTTTCGGTGGACAATCAGTTACCTCTACCCCTAGAAATATTGAGATAAGAATACGCACAG GATCTTGGATGCCCTCTAGTGGGACAAACCAAAGAGAAGAAAGTAATACACAACAAACCCCTGGACAGTCGGTCCCTCCTCCACCCAGCGGCACTACTGATTCTTCCCCTTCAGTGAGAGGGCCATCTGAAACTCCTCGAAATCCTGTGGCCTTAGTTATACCCGTTGTTGCTAGATATCAACAGGTATCTACTGGCGAACGTAACTCCACTGGACTAAATGGTGTGCATCAGCCTGTCGCTGAATCTTCTAGGCAGCCACAGAGTGCCAGTACTCCAG GTGATAGCACTTCTGCTCCAGGCGCTCGAGGTTTCGCTGAGTTCAGAAACAGAATCCATCAGATTTTGAGACCCGTGACTAGTCGAGAAGAGCCTCAGGTGGCAGTATATTCATCGGCCACAGCATCAACGGAAACAAACGAAGCAGTTTCAAATGCACAAGTAGAGCCAGCAGCAACAGGGATGGATGAAGGGAATTTCATATCAAGTGTTCTTCAGCAAATCATGCCATTCATATCTCAAAACGTGCCTTCCTCAAGCTCAGCTGAAACTGCTGGCAGAGCCAGCAATAGCAATAGACAAGCCTCTTCAAGACAG GAGGAGGAAGGAGCAGAGAGAGGGGAATCAAGTAGGAGACCTGAACCACCGTCATCTCCAGAGTCAAAACGTCAGAAG agagagtga
- the LOC106411052 gene encoding ubiquitin-like domain-containing protein CIP73 isoform X2, protein MAHNGNDEVMASQCASAMVDINIKTLDSQTHTLRVDKCVPVPALKEQIASVTGVVTEQQRLICRGQVMKDDQLLSAYHVEDGHTLHMVVRQPISPLSEGLTAADPAASAGDQPSGQRSRVLVGSFNIDQADGVYSDLGQIVSAVLGSLGISNTEGGGNGMEGIDSMGPLLESLTRSSGGRSVTPNEADQTSTPLASSQPAVIPDSLSTLSEYLNHLRQEFAANGSNANNLQVPVNSMGNVQESASTTGESRIPRPSHLAEVLQSTRQLLTGEVADCLSNLSRQLVDHVNVTDPSTRRLCQSNMIQSGTLLENLGISLMELGRTTMMLRLGQTPDDAVVNAGPAVFISPTGGNPLPSHSSRTGTSTGGLQAGTTHSSPFGGQSVTSTPRNIEIRIRTGSWMPSSGTNQREESNTQQTPGQSVPPPPSGTTDSSPSVRGPSETPRNPVALVIPVVARYQQVSTGERNSTGLNGVHQPVAESSRQPQSASTPGDSTSAPGARGFAEFRNRIHQILRPVTSREEPQVAVYSSATASTETNEAVSNAQVEPAATGMDEGNFISSVLQQIMPFISQNVPSSSSAETAGRASNSNRQASSRQEEEGAERGESSRRPEPPSSPESKRQKRE, encoded by the exons ATGGCACACAATGGCAACGATGAAGTTATGGCATCTCAGTGTGCCAGTGCTATGGTTGATATCAATATCAAGACTTTGGATTCTCAAACCCACACCTTACGTGTCGATAAATGT GTCCCTGTTCCCGCTTTGAAGGAGCAAATTGCTTCCGTTACTGGCGTTGTTACAGAACAACAACGCTTGATATGTCGAGGACAAGTAATGAAGGATGATCAACTCCTCTCAGCCTATC ATGTTGAAGATGGCCACACTCTGCATATGGTTGTCAGACAACCCATTTCACCGTTATCCGAGGGTTTAACTG CGGCTGATCCTGCTGCGAGTGCGGGTGACCAGCCGAGCGGTCAACGGTCACGAGTTTTAGTAGGATCCTTCAACATCGATCAAGCAGATGGAGTCTATTCAGATCTTGGTCAG ATTGTTTCAGCTGTTCTGGGTTCACTTGGGATCTCTAATACAGAAGGTGGTGGTAACGGTATGGAAGGAATTGATTCTATG GGTCCCCTTCTTGAGAGTCTAACTCGGAGTTCTGGAGGACGATCTGTCACACCAAATGAGGCTGACCAGACATCTACACCCTTGGCATCTTCACAACCAGCT GTGATTCCAGATTCATTGTCAACCTTATCCGAATATCTAAATCATCTGAGACAAGAATTTGCTGCAAATG gTAGCAATGCTAATAACTTGCAAGTTCCTGTAAATTCAATGGGCAATGTGCAAGAGTCTGCTTCTACTACTGGAGAGAGTCGGATTCCAAGGCCATCTCATTTGGCTGAAGTGCTGCAATCAACAAGGCAATTGTTGACCGGTGAAGTAGCAGATTGTTTATCT AATCTCTCAAGGCAGCTCGTGGATCATGTTAACGTGACCGATCCCTCAACCCGAAGGTTGTGCCAGTCAAACATGATTCAGTCAGGAACCCTCTTGGAGAACTTAGGCATTTCGCTTATGGAGCTTGGCCGTACCACCATGATGCTCCGTCTGGGACAAACACCT GATGATGCTGTTGTGAATGCTGGGCCTGCAGTGTTCATATCCCCTACAGGGGGAAATCCCTTGCCG TCACACTCGTCTCGGACGGGGACGAGTACTGGAGGCTTACAAGCAGGAACTACACATTCTAGCCCTTTCGGTGGACAATCAGTTACCTCTACCCCTAGAAATATTGAGATAAGAATACGCACAG GATCTTGGATGCCCTCTAGTGGGACAAACCAAAGAGAAGAAAGTAATACACAACAAACCCCTGGACAGTCGGTCCCTCCTCCACCCAGCGGCACTACTGATTCTTCCCCTTCAGTGAGAGGGCCATCTGAAACTCCTCGAAATCCTGTGGCCTTAGTTATACCCGTTGTTGCTAGATATCAACAGGTATCTACTGGCGAACGTAACTCCACTGGACTAAATGGTGTGCATCAGCCTGTCGCTGAATCTTCTAGGCAGCCACAGAGTGCCAGTACTCCAG GTGATAGCACTTCTGCTCCAGGCGCTCGAGGTTTCGCTGAGTTCAGAAACAGAATCCATCAGATTTTGAGACCCGTGACTAGTCGAGAAGAGCCTCAGGTGGCAGTATATTCATCGGCCACAGCATCAACGGAAACAAACGAAGCAGTTTCAAATGCACAAGTAGAGCCAGCAGCAACAGGGATGGATGAAGGGAATTTCATATCAAGTGTTCTTCAGCAAATCATGCCATTCATATCTCAAAACGTGCCTTCCTCAAGCTCAGCTGAAACTGCTGGCAGAGCCAGCAATAGCAATAGACAAGCCTCTTCAAGACAG GAGGAGGAAGGAGCAGAGAGAGGGGAATCAAGTAGGAGACCTGAACCACCGTCATCTCCAGAGTCAAAACGTCAGAAG agagagtga